The segment TTCCGCTCCTGCCCCCCAATTAATGTAGCTAGTTTATGTTGTCTTCATCCagttaaattccaaattctcaaaGGACAGCCATAATGACTTCCATTTATATTGTGTCTCACTTTCTCCAGCTCACCAAAACCAGGCAAGCACAATGGCTtaatggacttggagttagaggaTTTGGCTTCAGCTCTTCTACTTTCTATGTGGTATCTTGGAAAAAATCACTCACTACTTTAGGATTCTGTTTATTCACCTTAATACTAAGGATCAGATTCACCCTTGAAGTCCAATTAGTTACCAAGTCTTATCAATTCCACTACAACTGTCATCCTTCATATTCATCCCTTTATTCTTAATCACACCAGAATCACCCTAGTCTATCTAGGTCCTCATTACCCGTTTTCTGGACTACTATAATGGTCCTAAAGTTTATCTGGAAGTATGtaatctccctctcctctccaataCAGTAAGCTGTCAAATTTATATTCccaaagtgcagatctgaccatttcACTCCTCAGGAAGCTTAAGTAGCTCCCCATTGCCTTTGCATTAAAATTTCaacttctctgttttttttaCAGTTTGACATGAGTTCATTTTCCAGGCTGATTAcatattattctattttatacaCTCTATTCTCCCAACCAAACCACTCTGTTTACTATTCCTTGTATCCAACATGCTATTTTCTGTCTTCATCACTTTACAACAGGATTCCCTTCATACCTAGAATATTCTCTTCTGACCCCAACCTCCCCTTCTAAAGTTTCCActcaagttttatttctttcaagagaTCTTTTCTTATTCCCACCACTTCTACATTTCTGGTTCTCCCCCACCTTTGTACTTTTGCTATCCTATATTAACTTATCTGTGACTATAGTATTCTTcgagtagaatataagctccttgaagtcaggagctagctcattttttatttgtatctcctgtGTCTAGTttagtgcctggaatgtagtaggtgcttgataaatactttatTGACTAGATGATTAAGGATATGTAGCTCTTGTTCTTGAGCCTAGGATCACAGGGCTGTGATTaagtatataatgtgtatgtatatatataaattaagcatatattatctatatataatataaattaagtATATCACATACAAATATAAAGCTTAACAAATGACCTTGAGGGATTTAGGAGAGGGTCTGGCTTTATGCAGGAATGAAATGAGTGTCTTTTAGCCTCACTGACTACTGAAGCTAAGCAATTCAATGACAGAGGCTGTGTCAGTATCACTGATTGTCCTTGAGAGCCAAGACTATTCCCAGTTGTCTTTTTTACGTTCTCCAACTCTGTCATTGCCTGGcgcataataggcacttaataaatgcatattgtttaATTGAGTTTGATAATAATCAAACTCAGTTTGttccaggaaaaaagaaaaatgttgattCCTCATGTTTTCCTAGGATACCCAACTACTTCTCCTTGGCGCCCAGTTGCTCTAATTCTGTTGACTTTGTGCTTCATGTTGCTGATCGGACTGGGGATATTAGGACTTGAATGTAAGTATATACTCAAATTCAGGATTGTACTGGAGCAAGGGTTTGCCCTGAGATGGGAATGATGAAGATTTAGGGGCTtgagagagtcagttgttaaatttttaatctGAACATGTACACCTGGGAACTTAGAAGATTTCATTGTTTTGTGGATTGTATAGACTATCTCAAATTGGACGTTCAGTAGATATCTTAAAGCTGGTATGTCcaaaactcattgtctttccccctaaactcttcctctcctcccactttCTCTGTTAATATAGAAGGTAACACCATCCTCCAAATCCTTCAGGTTCACAATCTAGCAGTCATCTTGGATTGCTCAATATCTCTCACCCTCAATATTCAATCTGTTGgcttgtcaatttcacctttgcaacatctcttaaatttgcccccttttcttttctgatattaCCATCATTCTATAGCAAGCCCTCGTCAcatcatgcctggactattgcaatagactgCTGGTGACTGCctacctcaggtctctccccacccTAATCCGTCCTTCATTCAACCCCTACAGTGATTTTCAAACTCCAGTggtccctattgcctctaggatcaaatataaaatgttctttttgtcATTCAAAACCCATCATAACCCAGCCCCCTGTtacttttcaatcttcttataccttagtcCCTAACACATACTCTTCTATCCAGTGACTTTGGTCTCACCACAAACAGAATATACTCCATCTCtcggctctgggcattttctctggctatctcccATTCCTTCCacactttctctccttcattctcattactgacttccttggcttcttttaaatcccaattaaaattccatcttttactaGAAGACTTCCCCAAGCCCTCTTTATTCTAgagccttccctttgttaattatttcctttccccACCTTGTATCTAGTATACTTTGTATATTTGCCTTTATGgtatcttcctcattagattctatgttccttgagggcagagactgtcttttccctctttctgtatTCTGAGCTTAGcagagtacttggcacacagcaggtacttaataaatgtttattgatttttttaaagagagtgatggagaaaaatgttaagtATAAAAACACAGATTAAGCTTTTAAGTATGTCATGTATACAGAAAGTCTGATATTAAATAtgtaccagcacacccctgcccCAGATTCTAATCTTTGCTCTTTACACAGTTGAAAGAAGTATCTACACTGATTAGTAGATATACTAAAGCAGTAGTTATCATAGTGTGACCTAGGGACCCTTGGAAGTTCCTAAGATGCTTTGGGGAGTTctgcaaggtcaaaactattttcatagtcATACAGTTTTAAATTCTAATATGGTAAGTAACAATAGAAGCACAGGGGGCAATCTATGTTACCCATATAAGCATTTAATGAGAGCCTAGGTTGTGCTGGTGAGTAGACAGTGCATACAGAAAGTGGAGCAAAGAAGCTTATATATAAATGATGCATAGTGATAGGGGTATTTCCAATACATATTCTGACCATGTCAGGAAATCAGTTTTTCAGATCAACCAATTCTCAGTCACCCAGCGGGATATTCTCactcaaaaggaagaaaagctgGCAAATTTTTCTAGACAGCTACATTCTCTCCAGGCCCAGAACAGGAAGCTCACAGATACTCTGCAGCACCTGGCTAAAAAGCTCTGTCAGGAGCTCTATAACAAAACTGGAGGTAAGTCTCCTATTAAGTCTGCCTGATAGGGCACTATAGCAAAAGAAAGTGGTGGGCCCCACATTTGTGGAGAGGCCCATGTGTTGCAAAGGCTtagttctcatttctctccttacCATTCTCCAGGCGatacttttatttcttcaaaaagaAGCAGGAAGTTGGAGGCAGAATGactcctcagagagagggggaTGTGGGCTAGAATCATATCTATCTGCTTCCTTAAATATTGTTCATCTAAGGAATATGATTGAGTTCCATCTAACTTATGGATTGCCTTATCATTTGGGGGAGTAAGGAAGACCCCAAGCCCTATATGCCAAGGTTTGACCCCTTTCCTTTTTGTAGCTTACGGAATGATGAGTTTCTGAATATCAGGAAGTCTAGGTAACtaggcagagatgaagtgataTGGGAAATTAATAAGAGGGTGTTATCTTGAACTTCTTAGAATGTAAGTAAGTTCCTTGGGGGCAGATCCTGTTTCACTTTTACCTTTGTACCCCAGTGATTATTCACATCATAAATACTTGATAAAGCCTTCTTGATGGATTGATTGACTATTTGATTGAGACACTATTTAACTCTAAGAGCCCAGTGACAGTCACTTGGAGGAGGAACTTTCTAACTCGGACTTCtttcctccaaaaaagaaaaaaagtgctttatcattgttttttttcttccttacgtCACTATTACTTCCTAATCAGTCTTTATCGTCCCTCCTCCCTAGAAAACTCCATTgtaaaaaaaaaggggaggagtGTAGCTAAACAAATCAAACCAATACAATGTCTGGATTCTTTCCCAGAACACCCATGCAGTCCTTGCCCAAAGAAATGGAAGTGGCACAAGGACAATTGCTACTGTTTCTCTAAGGAAAGCAATACTTGGCAAGGCTGTGAACATTTCTGCACTGCTGAGAACTCTACCCTTCTGAAGATAGAGACACAAGATGTTCTGGTAAGGTGTGCTTGTTTGGGGCTTTTTTCCCTAATATTCTTGAGACAGGAAGAGAAGCAAAGTCTCACATTTCAGATCCCATTCCTTTTGGCCGCTTTCATTGGGTGCATCTAAGAGGGAGACTTCCTAGCCCAGCACCTCAACTCAACACAGAGGACTGGAGAAACCTAGTAAGATCTTTATTTCAACCCAGGATCAGGTAGCTGGAAGAGTATCTGAGTTTCAAAtgtctagttgttttttttaaggaatagAAGGAGTCATAGTGTAGGGTAAAATGGGCAAAAACAGACTTGCTGGCTGTTTCATAAACAGCCACAGCCATCCTCCTCTCAAATACACAAATTATTGACAAAAATATAGATTATCACTGTGAACAATGTCATCAAAATTCCTATATTGTGCTCTTATTAATACTAAGAACTATACTACTATACTATATGTAATGCATACTaagatatatactatatactcagatgtatactatatactatatactaagGTGACCTCAGAGTCCACttatagacatttttttttagtaCTCCAGTATGgctgttctcaaactttttggtcttagaTTCCTTTACACTCATAAAATTTATTGAGGACCCCCAAAGACTATTTGTTTATGTATGTTATTCCTATTGTTACTTACCATATTAGAATTTAAAACAGTATgactatgaaaatagttttgaccttgcagAACTCCCCAAAGCATCTTAGGAACCTCCAAGGGTCCCTCAGTCACACTATGATAACTACTGCTTTAGTGTAACTACTGATCTCTTAGCGTGACCTCATCAGTGTGGATACTTCCTTCAACTGGGTAAAGAGCAAACCATCTACATCTTCGTATTTTGTATGACATGTCTATGTTCTCTTATAAATTCTTCACAGAGGATCTACCCAACATAATTTCCTTTAATCTTGCTATTACATGGGTAGCAATCTCTTGCTTTTGCTAAATGACTGGTTCTTCTTTTCCAGTCACAAATCTCTTTGATTATATATTTTTGGGACTATTCTTGTGCACAATTCTTGAGCTTACATTCACCATTTATCTCTCTATTGCCTTTGAGTGCCtccaattttgattcttctgagataatgatttttttttaaattactaatGACTATTGCTGCTACAAAGTTGAGGttttttaattttggtttcaTAAACATGGGGTCATAAAAGAACAATGAAATTTCCCAAATGCCACCCAGTCCTctgttttcctcctcttcaattcTCAATTCAGTTCATTGTCTTTCTGCAGTATCTGTTTAAGACATATGTACCTAGAGATAAAATCTGTAAGCTGTCCACTTAAGGTATATGTACTGATGGCTACAATCTATGGGCTGTCCATTCAACTGCATATAATAGTCTGAACTATatacattcttcatccacttagtttttcctgAGTAAATAGTTAGGTTAAACTTTTTTGCGTGACTATGAATTTCATTTAGGAGGCTCTGCAGTGTTTTGAGGTTTGATACAAGCCCAATGTTATCCACAAAAAGGAGCATTTGGAGGATCTCATCACCCATAGGGAATTTCTCATCTACTTGGTCTCTGTACTAGTCTACATGACAGTGGACAAACACCTTTGGTGAGCATACATCTCTGtatttttttgtctcatttgatattaataatcaaaaaATCATTGAGCAAAGTTACCTCTACTGTTTCATTTCCTAGGGAGTCATATAATTTTCACATGCATCAGAGACATCTTATTGACAGATAGCTTTTAAAGTGACATTTTGCAATGCTGAACCAAAAgttttataaacaaaaaaaattgataatcTCAAAAGGATCTTAGAGTTTCTGTACTTTTCAATCAAttgtgtgattttaaaaaatcaattcctataaaatattatgaaagtcTGTCTATTCTATTCTCATTAAGGATGCTCTGGATGCTTGGACAGaatattctcataaagattttatagagttAGGGAAACAGATACAAGGATTGgcaactattattatttccacagTCACATTTTTCAAGAAGAAATATTTGGTAGAAAAAAATTGTGTGCCTTCATTGTTTTGACTTTCatacttcctcctcacttctcaatGCCTTACAACCTAACTTTAGAGCTCATCACTTGATTGAACGAACATTGGGCAGCATCTTATGCTATTGATTACCCTTTCTCTACACTTGACTATTCTTGATTCTGGATTTTTGTGACATtgttctctcctgcttctccttctaGCTGTCTGTTCAATCTCAGTGGCCTTTGCAGGATCATCATCTATGTCCTGTATTTTTTATATTGTATCAATATGTCAAGGGCACTAACCTGGactctcttcttttcattctctacAATCTGTCTCTTGGTCATCTCATTAGCTCCCAGGAGTTTAAATATCATCTGTTTTTAGGCACCTCCTATCTATATGTCAAGCCCTTATATCTGTCTGGGACTCCAGTTCTACATGTCtaattgttttataaatatctccATCTGACAACCCtatgggcatctcaaactcagcatgccTTTAACTTAGCTGTCTTAATTTAGCTAACTTAGTCCATCATGAAAAATCAACAGCCTTTCTATATAATACTaataaaacacaagaaagaagtcCATCCTGCCTCctactttccccttttcctattGACAACACCACTGTCACCCAGGTTCATAGACTATGAGTCATTTCCAACTCCGTACCCTCCTTCAGCTGTACATAGTCACTTGTAAGACTTGCTGATTCTCCTTCATTCTACATTTTACACAATTTTATCCTCTTCTTTTCATTCAAGCAGCCACCACCCTGCTTCAGGCCCTTGTCATCATTCATCTGGCCTACTGAAATACTTTACTTCACTCTACATCcaacctcctctctctctcatccattcTCCACAGAACTGTTATGTTGATATGATTGGTATGACCATGATGCTTCCGTGCTCAATAAACTTCATTGATTCTCTATTgcctatagaataaaatataaactaatttCTTTGGCATGTCAAGGCCTTTTCAGTCTAACCCCAGCCCATGTTTGAAGGCTTATGCTGTTAATCTCCCTCACGCACTCTAAGTCCCAGTCCAATTATTTTGCTTTGTATCACCCATACacagtatttttttctcccttgtctccatgcttttgcaatt is part of the Notamacropus eugenii isolate mMacEug1 chromosome 3, mMacEug1.pri_v2, whole genome shotgun sequence genome and harbors:
- the LOC140533775 gene encoding C-type lectin domain family 1 member A-like isoform X2, producing MLLIGLGILGLEFFQINQFSVTQRDILTQKEEKLANFSRQLHSLQAQNRKLTDTLQHLAKKLCQELYNKTGEHPCSPCPKKWKWHKDNCYCFSKESNTWQGCEHFCTAENSTLLKIETQDVLEFVMPQSYSQFFYSYWTGLSRNSSGNPWLWMDGSLHSSELFEIVIDFSSLRSRDCVTILNGRAFSKNCKELRRCACQRTAAMVKPEWLE
- the LOC140533775 gene encoding C-type lectin domain family 1 member A-like isoform X1, coding for MQAKYNSTLDMLDDDGETTLSLRSQALTISQRSESKNTGYPTTSPWRPVALILLTLCFMLLIGLGILGLEFFQINQFSVTQRDILTQKEEKLANFSRQLHSLQAQNRKLTDTLQHLAKKLCQELYNKTGEHPCSPCPKKWKWHKDNCYCFSKESNTWQGCEHFCTAENSTLLKIETQDVLEFVMPQSYSQFFYSYWTGLSRNSSGNPWLWMDGSLHSSELFEIVIDFSSLRSRDCVTILNGRAFSKNCKELRRCACQRTAAMVKPEWLE